A single Pedobacter sp. PACM 27299 DNA region contains:
- a CDS encoding PAS domain-containing protein, with product MNLTDNPLLKTIVDSAPIGICVLNVDGLLVEMVNDKFVEITGIGKEEVLGKSFLEPFAQLQRKYKEALLDIVNTGETYTTDDVELKLQRHGKDEEIQVSLIYAPVQDEGAAISKLSVWILEKPNHKQVKCESRLDSDQATDNLKQILNMLPASVVVIRGKDLVVEMINDTNLDYWKKSREEVVGRPFLEILPDLADQPFAGQLLQVMATGEVIDVKESQVLFTMSDGSIRETYVDYTYQPLLDLEGNRNGVLVMSFEITDRVFSKRLLEKYAEELSSANAQLSIANHLLAQSEARFKFLIQEAPVAIGVLHGRELLVETANQRILQVWGKTKDIIGLPLYKALPELKGQPFPAILDEVYTSGVAFNASEIGAMLEHNGVLKELFFNVVYQPVDGLDGRVSDILVVAVDVTEQVNSRKLVEKSEQHFRRLADLVPAKISNTLPNGEVTFFNKQWLDYAGMDFESLRDFGYHQMMHPEEIPAFQDGLAEASQKGVPHISEMRFKNIDGEYIWHLNVASPVLDEHRNITMWVGSTTNIQALKEEEQRKSDFVSMLSHELRTPVTSIKGHVQLLLRLLARETGSKFLDKLNSSLSRMDVLLLQLTGLIGDMLDLSRIDAGRMDLKMERFSVDGLVLEVVEDFRLSHQHRFFHLDLGTGLEVTADRDRMSQVLINLISNAIKYSPSSDVVDISVLQIGDEVQVAIKDYGIGIEEKDQRKIFERFFRVEGQNEKYYSGFGIGLFLVHNIVSRHGGRIAVESEPGKGAVFSIYLTAHQE from the coding sequence ATGAACTTAACAGACAATCCTTTGTTGAAAACCATAGTTGATAGTGCTCCTATAGGTATTTGTGTCCTAAACGTTGACGGCCTTCTGGTAGAAATGGTGAATGATAAATTTGTAGAAATCACCGGGATCGGAAAAGAAGAGGTCCTTGGAAAGTCTTTTCTGGAACCTTTTGCACAGCTGCAAAGGAAATATAAAGAGGCACTCCTTGACATCGTCAATACTGGCGAAACCTATACTACCGATGACGTTGAGCTTAAGCTGCAGCGTCATGGAAAGGACGAAGAAATTCAAGTCAGCTTGATCTATGCTCCTGTGCAGGATGAAGGGGCTGCGATCAGTAAACTGAGTGTCTGGATTCTGGAGAAACCAAACCATAAACAGGTGAAATGCGAAAGCAGACTGGATTCTGATCAGGCCACCGACAATCTTAAACAGATATTGAATATGCTGCCGGCTTCCGTGGTGGTGATTCGGGGAAAGGATCTTGTTGTGGAAATGATCAATGATACGAACCTGGATTACTGGAAAAAATCACGGGAGGAAGTAGTAGGGAGACCTTTTCTGGAGATCTTGCCAGACCTTGCCGATCAACCTTTTGCCGGACAATTGCTTCAGGTCATGGCAACAGGTGAGGTGATTGATGTGAAGGAAAGTCAGGTGCTTTTTACAATGTCAGATGGCAGTATACGCGAAACTTATGTAGACTATACTTATCAGCCGCTGTTAGATCTGGAAGGGAATAGAAATGGGGTATTGGTGATGTCTTTTGAGATCACCGATCGGGTGTTTTCCAAGCGGTTATTGGAGAAATATGCGGAAGAACTCAGCTCAGCTAATGCTCAGCTTTCCATTGCAAATCATCTGCTGGCCCAAAGTGAGGCGCGCTTTAAGTTTCTGATCCAGGAGGCTCCGGTTGCAATCGGCGTACTCCATGGTAGGGAACTGCTGGTAGAAACTGCCAATCAGCGGATTTTACAGGTTTGGGGAAAAACAAAAGACATCATCGGGCTTCCGCTTTATAAAGCCCTTCCTGAACTCAAAGGGCAGCCTTTTCCAGCGATACTTGACGAAGTTTATACCTCAGGAGTAGCTTTCAATGCGAGTGAGATCGGGGCAATGCTGGAGCATAACGGAGTGCTGAAAGAGCTGTTTTTTAATGTGGTTTATCAGCCGGTCGACGGTTTGGATGGTCGCGTATCGGATATTCTTGTGGTCGCTGTAGACGTTACAGAGCAGGTAAATTCGAGAAAGCTGGTAGAAAAAAGCGAGCAGCATTTTAGAAGGCTCGCCGATCTGGTGCCCGCCAAGATTTCCAATACACTCCCTAATGGAGAGGTAACTTTCTTTAATAAACAATGGCTGGATTATGCTGGAATGGACTTTGAAAGTCTTCGAGACTTCGGTTATCACCAGATGATGCATCCTGAGGAGATCCCTGCTTTCCAGGACGGACTTGCGGAAGCCTCTCAAAAAGGTGTTCCCCACATTTCTGAAATGCGTTTCAAAAATATCGATGGTGAGTACATCTGGCACCTTAATGTAGCCTCACCAGTTTTGGATGAGCATAGAAATATTACCATGTGGGTGGGCTCTACAACTAATATTCAGGCGCTTAAAGAAGAAGAACAGCGTAAGAGTGATTTCGTGAGTATGCTGAGTCATGAACTAAGAACTCCGGTTACTTCGATTAAGGGGCATGTGCAGCTGCTATTGAGGTTACTTGCCCGGGAAACAGGTTCTAAGTTTCTAGATAAGCTCAATTCTTCTCTATCGCGGATGGATGTACTCCTGTTACAGCTGACCGGGCTCATTGGTGATATGCTGGATTTGAGCAGGATTGATGCCGGTCGGATGGATTTAAAGATGGAACGTTTTTCGGTTGATGGTCTAGTGTTGGAGGTAGTGGAGGATTTCCGTTTGAGTCATCAGCATCGTTTCTTCCATCTAGACCTGGGAACAGGGCTAGAGGTTACTGCAGATAGAGATCGCATGAGTCAGGTGCTGATCAATTTAATTTCCAATGCCATCAAATATTCCCCTTCCAGTGATGTAGTTGATATTTCAGTGCTGCAAATTGGTGATGAAGTGCAAGTAGCGATCAAAGATTATGGAATCGGAATTGAAGAGAAAGACCAGAGAAAAATCTTTGAACGCTTTTTCAGGGTGGAAGGGCAGAACGAGAAATATTATAGTGGATTTGGCATTGGCTTGTTCTTAGTGCACAATATTGTTTCCAGACATGGCGGCAGGATTGCTGTGGAAAGTGAACCGGGCAAGGGCGCTGTGTTTTCCATCTATTTAACAGCCCATCAAGAGTAG
- a CDS encoding tetratricopeptide repeat protein — MMEVTAWLEKVIIPTYETGKPEKNPIFLEKRVYQGSTGAVYPNPVIEKISDEKIDKEYTAVFIENEYLKIMVLPELGGRIQRAYDKVRNRDFIYYNQVIKPALVGLTGPWISGGIEFNWPQHHRPSTFDPIDFTIASNDDGSKTIWVNELELMFRTKGMAGFTLYPDKAYLEVKGKVYNPTPFPQTFLWWANPAVKVNDHYQSIFPPDVYAVFDHGKRDVSDFPMATGTYYKKDYSPGTDISCYKNIPVPTSYMAIRSSYNFIGGYEHDTQAGMLHVANHHIAPGKKQWTWGNSDFGLSWDRNLTDEDGPYIELMTGVYTDNQPDFSWLQPNEEKTFEQYFMPYAKVAAVKNATKEAMINVEQHGDTLEIKVYATASYPSAVVSLFIDEVLQDTSCFDLSPSSVFEKVILLKSDFSMGSVRVLVQTSDHKLLVSYEQEKVNSKEIPAAATAAKAPEEIASIEELFLNGLHIEQYRHASYLATDYYMEALKREPGDVRCNNSMGLWNMKRGQFAAAEQFFRTAIKTLTSRNPNPYDGEPYYNLGLSLKMQEKGEEAYEAFYKSTWNAAWQDAGFFELARIAAGKGDYEDALYLINKSLLRNYHSPAARHLKTAILHKLAKLKEAMTFLEASLLVDPFNFGCLYERYSIQLEAGDLSASEASLSHLVQLMRQDVHNYIECALEYAQSGLFKEATGILSIYLSEQQTAGYPMVYYYLGWFALKTGNGPSAKAYFAKGQCASPDFCFPHRIEDVNVLLSAIAQNPKDAKAPYYLGNFWYGKQQSTEAVANWEYAVKNDPTFPTAHRNLSLAYHNHLNDADQALKSLVKAFSLDSDDARVFMELDQLYKKMGYAPEPRLAMLEKYPELVNYRDDLFLEQITLCNHLSRYREAQSMLASRQFHPWEGGEGKVVGQHLLCHTQLAKTALLEGAYQTALELLSLATHYPHNLGEGKLYGAQENDIHFLEGCVYEEMGLKEQAAQKFLQATSGSTELVQAIFYNDPQPDKIFYQGLAWLKLGEANKAKEIFERFIQFGEIHLNDEIEIDYFAVSLPDLLVFDQDLNLKNRIHCCYLIGLGALGLGAAEAAKEMFIQVLDMDVNHQGASTHLGLFPLLISVGLVVDELS; from the coding sequence ATGATGGAAGTAACCGCATGGCTGGAGAAAGTTATTATTCCTACTTACGAAACAGGTAAGCCGGAAAAGAACCCTATTTTTTTAGAAAAAAGAGTATACCAAGGCAGCACAGGAGCAGTATACCCGAACCCTGTTATCGAGAAAATATCTGATGAAAAAATTGATAAGGAGTATACCGCAGTATTTATAGAAAATGAATATTTGAAAATAATGGTGCTTCCCGAACTCGGAGGAAGGATCCAAAGAGCCTATGATAAAGTGCGCAACCGTGATTTTATCTATTATAACCAGGTGATTAAACCCGCATTGGTAGGCTTAACCGGCCCATGGATTTCAGGAGGAATAGAGTTCAACTGGCCGCAGCACCATCGTCCAAGTACATTTGACCCGATAGATTTTACCATAGCATCAAATGATGATGGTAGTAAAACCATTTGGGTAAATGAGCTGGAACTGATGTTTCGTACTAAAGGAATGGCAGGTTTTACCTTATATCCGGATAAGGCTTATCTCGAAGTCAAAGGAAAAGTATACAATCCCACACCATTTCCACAAACATTTTTGTGGTGGGCAAACCCTGCGGTAAAAGTCAATGATCACTACCAGTCGATTTTTCCACCGGATGTATATGCTGTTTTTGATCACGGTAAGCGTGATGTTTCGGATTTTCCGATGGCTACCGGTACTTATTATAAAAAAGACTATTCACCAGGAACAGACATTTCCTGTTATAAAAATATTCCTGTGCCTACTTCTTACATGGCAATCCGATCCAGCTATAATTTTATTGGAGGATATGAGCATGATACACAGGCGGGAATGCTGCACGTGGCCAATCATCATATTGCACCGGGCAAAAAGCAATGGACCTGGGGGAATAGTGACTTTGGACTCTCCTGGGATAGAAATCTGACGGATGAAGATGGCCCCTATATAGAATTGATGACAGGCGTTTATACCGACAATCAGCCTGATTTCTCCTGGCTGCAGCCTAATGAAGAAAAAACATTTGAGCAGTATTTTATGCCTTATGCTAAAGTGGCTGCCGTTAAGAATGCCACTAAAGAAGCGATGATCAACGTAGAACAGCATGGAGATACGCTGGAGATAAAAGTTTATGCGACCGCATCTTATCCTTCTGCTGTGGTCAGCTTATTTATAGATGAAGTGTTGCAGGATACTTCCTGCTTTGACCTTTCTCCATCTTCGGTTTTTGAGAAAGTCATTCTGCTCAAGAGCGATTTTTCTATGGGAAGTGTTCGTGTGCTCGTGCAAACATCCGATCATAAGCTGCTGGTGAGCTATGAACAGGAAAAGGTAAATTCAAAGGAAATTCCAGCAGCTGCAACCGCAGCAAAAGCCCCCGAAGAAATAGCGTCAATTGAGGAGTTATTTCTGAACGGCTTACATATTGAACAATACCGTCATGCCAGTTACCTGGCTACAGATTATTATATGGAAGCCCTGAAAAGGGAGCCTGGAGATGTCCGCTGCAACAATTCAATGGGACTATGGAACATGAAACGCGGACAATTTGCTGCTGCTGAACAGTTTTTTCGTACCGCTATAAAAACGTTAACATCACGTAATCCTAATCCTTACGATGGGGAGCCTTATTACAATCTGGGGCTGTCATTAAAAATGCAGGAAAAGGGGGAAGAAGCTTATGAAGCATTTTATAAATCAACATGGAATGCTGCCTGGCAGGATGCCGGTTTCTTTGAACTGGCACGAATTGCTGCGGGAAAGGGGGACTATGAAGATGCACTATACTTGATCAATAAATCTTTGCTGCGTAATTACCATTCACCAGCTGCACGTCACCTTAAAACGGCTATTCTACATAAATTGGCCAAGCTTAAAGAGGCGATGACTTTTCTTGAAGCGTCCTTGCTGGTAGATCCGTTCAATTTCGGCTGTCTGTATGAAAGATATAGCATACAACTGGAAGCTGGTGATTTAAGCGCTTCAGAAGCGTCTTTAAGCCATCTTGTACAGTTGATGCGACAAGATGTTCATAATTATATAGAATGTGCATTGGAATACGCGCAGTCGGGATTGTTCAAAGAGGCAACCGGGATTTTGTCCATCTATCTCAGTGAGCAGCAAACCGCGGGATATCCGATGGTTTATTATTACCTGGGCTGGTTTGCGCTGAAGACTGGTAATGGGCCATCAGCCAAGGCATATTTTGCAAAAGGACAGTGTGCCTCTCCAGATTTCTGTTTCCCTCATAGGATAGAAGATGTAAATGTATTGTTGTCTGCGATCGCACAAAATCCAAAAGATGCTAAAGCACCTTATTATCTGGGGAACTTCTGGTATGGAAAGCAGCAGTCTACGGAAGCAGTAGCCAATTGGGAGTATGCTGTAAAAAACGATCCTACTTTTCCTACAGCACATAGAAATTTGTCACTAGCCTACCATAATCATTTGAATGACGCAGATCAGGCACTTAAATCCCTGGTAAAAGCCTTTAGCCTGGACAGCGATGATGCGCGGGTATTTATGGAGCTGGATCAGTTATATAAAAAAATGGGATATGCTCCTGAACCGCGTTTGGCGATGCTGGAAAAGTATCCTGAGCTGGTTAATTATCGTGATGATTTATTCCTGGAGCAGATCACCCTGTGTAATCACCTGAGTCGTTATCGGGAAGCTCAATCCATGCTCGCCAGTCGACAGTTTCATCCCTGGGAGGGTGGAGAAGGAAAGGTAGTAGGCCAGCACCTGCTTTGCCATACTCAACTCGCCAAAACTGCGCTCCTGGAAGGCGCTTATCAAACTGCACTTGAGCTGCTTTCCTTGGCAACGCATTATCCCCACAATCTTGGGGAAGGAAAGTTATATGGCGCACAGGAGAATGACATTCATTTTCTGGAAGGCTGTGTGTACGAAGAAATGGGACTGAAAGAACAGGCGGCTCAAAAGTTCTTGCAGGCCACCTCTGGATCAACAGAACTGGTGCAGGCAATATTTTACAATGACCCTCAGCCTGATAAAATCTTCTACCAGGGATTGGCCTGGTTAAAACTTGGGGAGGCCAACAAAGCAAAGGAGATTTTTGAACGCTTTATCCAATTTGGCGAAATTCACCTGAATGACGAGATTGAGATCGATTACTTTGCGGTATCACTCCCGGATTTACTGGTTTTTGATCAGGATCTTAATTTAAAAAATCGCATCCATTGCTGTTATTTGATTGGTCTTGGTGCTCTGGGCCTCGGTGCTGCTGAAGCAGCGAAAGAAATGTTTATACAGGTATTGGATATGGATGTCAACCACCAGGGAGCAAGCACTCATCTTGGCCTGTTTCCGCTCTTAATATCGGTCGGTCTGGTGGTTGATGAGCTGAGCTAA
- a CDS encoding MgtC/SapB family protein, protein MDFTVELEDMVAMLVSIICGGAIGFEREYKNKSAGFRTIILISLGSTIFTIVSGHGAGADDRISANIITGIGFIGAGVIFKDKISVRGITTAAVIWTSAAIGMTAGIGYHALALCLTIITLAVLLMVTSVERMIAQLQKEQILNVTFRNPDFHQIDHLENILSTKNLSLERVEVSKENDKLMAVFKVSGKKKYLLEMNETLATIPEIISFS, encoded by the coding sequence ATGGATTTTACAGTAGAATTGGAGGATATGGTGGCTATGCTAGTTTCCATTATATGTGGTGGTGCAATTGGGTTTGAGCGGGAATATAAAAACAAATCTGCAGGCTTTCGCACCATCATTCTCATTTCCCTTGGCTCTACAATCTTCACCATAGTTTCTGGACATGGAGCTGGTGCAGACGATCGGATTTCGGCAAATATCATTACAGGAATAGGATTTATCGGGGCCGGTGTAATCTTTAAAGACAAGATTTCCGTAAGGGGAATCACCACTGCCGCCGTCATCTGGACATCTGCAGCGATCGGAATGACCGCTGGTATTGGCTACCACGCCCTGGCCTTATGCCTAACGATCATCACACTGGCGGTGCTCTTAATGGTGACCAGTGTGGAGCGCATGATTGCTCAACTTCAAAAAGAGCAAATATTAAACGTCACATTTAGGAACCCAGACTTTCATCAAATTGATCATCTTGAAAATATCTTGAGCACCAAAAACCTTTCTTTGGAGCGTGTCGAAGTGTCAAAAGAAAATGATAAGCTCATGGCAGTATTCAAAGTCTCAGGTAAGAAAAAGTATTTGTTAGAAATGAATGAAACCCTTGCTACCATACCAGAAATTATAAGTTTTTCTTAA
- a CDS encoding helix-turn-helix domain-containing protein yields MTNPNEIIPGVLFYSYLSAMRKDKVAFLEHSTLVLQVSGRFTMETASEKFSITQGEMLLIRRNQLGELTKTPLNGEDYQTIVICLKEELLRKIALEEQLEIGRKYSGPSNILIPGNDFLQAYFQSVIPYVRHSEEKITHAVGMLKVKEVVLLLLHTMPELKDFLFDFSEPYKMDLEKFMLNNFHFNIPVEKFARLSGRSLAGFKRDFQKTFYTSPRHWLLDKRLIEARHLIEKKNRKPSSIYLDLGFESLSHFSHSFKKKFGKAPTDQV; encoded by the coding sequence ATGACCAATCCGAATGAAATTATTCCTGGAGTACTCTTTTACTCCTATCTCTCTGCCATGAGAAAGGATAAAGTAGCCTTCCTGGAGCACAGCACCCTGGTATTGCAGGTATCAGGTCGTTTTACAATGGAAACTGCCAGCGAAAAGTTCTCCATCACACAAGGTGAAATGCTGCTGATTCGAAGGAATCAACTGGGGGAGCTCACTAAGACTCCCTTAAATGGGGAGGACTACCAAACCATTGTCATTTGTCTTAAAGAAGAGCTGCTGAGAAAGATCGCGCTGGAAGAGCAATTAGAAATAGGGAGAAAATACAGCGGCCCGAGCAATATCCTGATTCCCGGAAATGATTTTTTACAGGCCTACTTTCAATCGGTGATTCCTTATGTGCGTCATTCCGAAGAAAAGATTACCCATGCGGTGGGCATGCTGAAAGTAAAAGAAGTGGTACTTTTGCTGCTGCATACCATGCCTGAGCTTAAAGATTTTCTATTCGATTTCTCCGAACCCTATAAGATGGATCTGGAAAAGTTTATGCTGAACAATTTTCACTTTAATATCCCGGTTGAAAAGTTTGCAAGGCTCAGCGGGAGAAGCCTTGCAGGTTTTAAGCGCGACTTTCAGAAAACATTTTACACCTCACCCAGGCATTGGCTGCTGGATAAGCGGCTAATTGAAGCCCGCCATCTGATAGAAAAAAAGAACAGGAAACCCTCTTCAATTTATCTGGATCTTGGATTTGAAAGCCTATCGCATTTCTCGCACTCCTTTAAAAAAAAGTTTGGTAAAGCGCCAACCGATCAGGTATAA
- a CDS encoding BamA/TamA family outer membrane protein gives MSHLRPCIKICFLMMLFPFVVNAQNAGDVLPQNNQVLDTAKQTDLIDLAKSIFHIKPGKIKEQRGKQIYFSILPIGGTVPGGSGRALITSTTAAMYLGPKASTNLSTATFTPYWNFGSRFGLPIRSNIWLPDNTWLIQGDTRFLVYPQYTWGLGNSHSEQEKVLVDYKYIRFYQNALKRIRPYFYAGLGYNLDYRFNIKPESADIDLANYTGYKYGTGSNSVSSGLSLNLVYDTRSNAINPLPGMYANLVYRINPTYLGSNNTWRSLYLDVRKYISMNKENPNQQNTLAFWSYFWAALDSKTPYLDLPSTGWDPYNRSARGIDQNRYRGRSLFYLESEYRRDITRNGLVGFVVFANVNSVSVSKTQALFSSWKPAAGTGLRLKFNKGSNTNIGIDYGMSKGYKSLSFNLGETF, from the coding sequence ATGAGCCATTTAAGACCTTGTATTAAGATTTGCTTCCTGATGATGCTGTTTCCCTTTGTGGTCAATGCGCAGAATGCAGGAGATGTACTGCCGCAAAACAATCAGGTGCTCGATACGGCAAAACAAACAGACCTGATTGATCTTGCCAAGTCTATTTTTCACATTAAACCTGGAAAAATAAAGGAACAAAGGGGAAAGCAGATTTACTTCTCCATATTACCTATAGGAGGAACAGTACCAGGGGGATCTGGCAGAGCTTTGATCACCAGCACAACTGCTGCTATGTATCTTGGACCAAAGGCCAGCACCAATCTATCCACCGCCACTTTTACGCCCTATTGGAACTTTGGCAGCCGCTTTGGCCTGCCCATTCGAAGCAACATCTGGCTTCCTGATAATACCTGGCTGATCCAGGGAGATACCCGCTTTTTAGTTTACCCGCAATATACCTGGGGCCTGGGCAATAGTCACAGTGAACAGGAGAAGGTACTGGTAGACTATAAATACATTCGCTTTTATCAGAATGCACTGAAACGCATCCGCCCCTACTTTTACGCCGGATTGGGTTACAATCTGGATTATCGATTTAACATTAAACCTGAAAGTGCGGATATAGACCTGGCCAACTATACCGGTTATAAGTATGGTACAGGCAGCAATTCAGTTTCCTCAGGGCTGAGTTTAAATCTCGTCTATGATACCCGCAGCAATGCCATAAATCCGCTGCCTGGAATGTACGCCAATCTGGTATACCGGATCAACCCTACGTATTTGGGCAGCAACAATACCTGGAGGTCTTTGTACCTGGATGTAAGGAAATACATTTCCATGAACAAGGAAAACCCGAATCAGCAGAATACCCTTGCCTTCTGGTCTTATTTCTGGGCGGCACTGGATTCCAAAACACCATACCTTGATTTACCAAGCACAGGCTGGGATCCTTACAACCGATCGGCAAGAGGCATAGACCAGAACCGCTATAGGGGAAGAAGCCTTTTTTACCTGGAAAGTGAATACAGGCGTGACATCACCAGGAACGGCTTAGTTGGATTTGTGGTGTTTGCCAATGTCAATAGTGTTAGTGTGAGCAAAACACAGGCCTTATTTTCGTCCTGGAAACCCGCCGCAGGAACCGGACTCCGTCTGAAATTCAATAAAGGATCCAATACCAATATTGGCATCGACTATGGCATGAGCAAGGGCTACAAAAGTTTATCGTTTAATCTTGGAGAGACATTTTAA
- a CDS encoding ferritin-like domain-containing protein: protein MENTAINSEILNDLIQINNDRVAGYEKALSELSDQDSDLRSLFSEMIRQSKQHKATLTQEVQVLGSSAETASTTTSGKIYRAWMDLKAVFTGNDRETVLNNCEFGEDAAQKAYKTALEADGLSVHLKNIISEQKADLYSSHNKIKELRDRVSS from the coding sequence ATGGAAAACACAGCAATTAACTCAGAAATCCTTAACGACCTCATTCAAATTAATAACGATCGTGTAGCAGGCTATGAAAAAGCACTTTCTGAATTATCAGATCAAGATAGCGACTTAAGGTCCCTATTTTCGGAAATGATCAGGCAGAGTAAACAGCATAAAGCCACACTGACACAAGAAGTGCAGGTATTGGGCAGCAGTGCAGAAACCGCCAGTACAACTACATCTGGAAAAATCTATAGAGCCTGGATGGATTTAAAAGCAGTTTTCACAGGCAATGACCGTGAAACGGTGTTAAACAATTGCGAATTTGGTGAAGATGCTGCTCAAAAAGCATACAAAACGGCTTTAGAAGCAGACGGACTTTCTGTACACCTGAAAAACATTATTTCTGAACAAAAAGCAGATTTATACAGCTCACACAACAAGATAAAAGAACTTAGAGATCGCGTATCTTCTTAG
- a CDS encoding aldo/keto reductase: MEQITKIKLGKNGPLVSKLGLGCMRMSSIYGGPAPDETESIATIHAALDNGINFLNTGDFYAAGHNELLVGKAIKDRRDDAFISVKFGAIFYNGQWLGLDLRPNAIKNFINYSLVRLGIDTIDLYQPCRLDNSVPLEEVIGTVADLIKEGKVRQLGVSEITADQLRKANSIHPVSALEIGYSLADRQIESDLLPAAKELGIAVVAFANTAEGLLTGTMKAPLAADAYQGHFSRFQGENLIKNLEKVEVLKAMAREKGFTPTQLAIAWVNAQGDHIMPLVSMSRRSRLQENLKAMEIAFNAEEMNTLNQHFAPGAIIGSTYLQR, encoded by the coding sequence ATGGAACAGATCACAAAAATAAAACTTGGCAAAAACGGTCCGCTAGTATCTAAACTAGGCTTGGGCTGCATGCGCATGTCGTCGATTTATGGAGGCCCTGCCCCTGATGAAACGGAAAGCATCGCTACTATTCATGCCGCATTGGATAATGGTATAAATTTTTTGAATACTGGTGATTTTTATGCGGCAGGCCATAACGAACTGCTCGTAGGCAAAGCCATCAAAGACCGAAGGGATGATGCCTTCATCAGCGTTAAATTTGGAGCAATTTTCTACAATGGCCAATGGTTAGGTCTCGACCTGCGTCCGAATGCGATAAAGAATTTCATCAACTACTCCTTAGTACGTTTGGGGATAGATACTATTGATCTTTATCAACCTTGCAGATTAGACAACAGTGTTCCTTTAGAAGAGGTGATTGGTACTGTTGCTGATCTCATCAAAGAAGGAAAAGTGCGTCAGCTCGGTGTTTCTGAAATTACTGCAGATCAACTGCGCAAAGCGAACAGCATCCACCCGGTAAGTGCTTTAGAGATAGGTTATTCCTTGGCAGATCGCCAGATAGAAAGCGATTTACTACCTGCGGCGAAAGAGTTGGGCATAGCGGTAGTTGCTTTCGCAAATACTGCAGAAGGCTTGCTGACCGGTACAATGAAGGCGCCTCTCGCAGCTGATGCCTACCAGGGTCATTTCTCGCGTTTTCAGGGAGAAAATCTGATTAAAAATCTGGAAAAAGTTGAGGTCTTAAAGGCAATGGCAAGGGAGAAAGGATTTACGCCAACTCAACTTGCAATTGCCTGGGTAAACGCGCAAGGTGATCATATCATGCCATTGGTGAGCATGAGCCGCAGATCCCGCTTACAGGAAAACCTCAAAGCAATGGAGATCGCATTCAATGCGGAAGAGATGAATACCCTGAATCAGCATTTTGCACCAGGGGCAATAATTGGCAGCACTTATCTACAGCGATAA